A segment of the Pseudoalteromonas piscicida genome:
AGTACGCTCGAGAGTAATTCTTACAAGTGTGGCAATCACACTCCGCATCTAGTGGGCTAGTATCTGTTTTGTGTGCTGCATTGCGGATTTTCACCACGCCACCTGTCACAAACAAGTGACCATTACGAGCGTTACGTGTTGGCATTACACAGTCAAACATGTCAATACCACGACGCACCGCTTCAACCAGATCTTCTGGTTTACCAACGCCCATTAAGTAGCGTGGCTTGTTTTCTGGCATTTTATAGGCACATTGGTCAAGAATATTGATCATGTCTTCTTTTGGCTCACCAACTGATAAACCACCAAGTGCATAACCGTCAAAGCCGATTTCTTCTAAGCCCTTTTGCGACTCAGCACGAAGCTCTGGGTACATACCGCCCTGAATAATACCGAATAGCGCAGAAGGGTTGTCAGCATGTGCATCTTTGGAGCGCTTAGCCCAACGTAAGCTTAGCTCCATCGAGTCTTTTGCTTCTTTTTCTGTCGCTGGATACGGCGTACATTCGTCAAAAATCATGACGATATCTGACCCTAAATCGCGCTGTACTTCCATCGCTTTTTCTGGAGATAACATGATTTTCTCACCATTAACTGGTGACTTGAACAACACACCTTCTTCCGAAATTTTACGCATCGCACCAAGACTAAATACTTGGAAACCACCTGAATCGGTCAAAATCGGTTTATCCCAGTTCATAAAATCATGCAGATCGCCATGCTGCTTGATGATCTCAGTGCCAGGTCTTAGCATCAAATGGAAGGTATTTCCTAAACAGATATGTGCGCCCGTTTCTTTGAGCTCATCAGGGGTCATGCCTTTTACTGTGCCGTAAGTACCAACAGGCATAAATGCAGGCGTTTCTACCACACCACGGTCAAAAATCAAGCGACCTCGGCGAGCCTTACCCTGTTTGCTATCTAATTCAAATTTCATTGTTACCTCTTTGTCGGAAAAACAGTCCAACTTTGACTAAAAAACGTGCTAAGCCAATGCTTAGGGCAGTGATCTTTCGATTCTACCAAGATTACTAGCGCAATTCTAATATTGGGATAAAAAACACAAAGTCCATATCGAGCTTGCAACTTTACAGCCATAAAACGCAAAATGCCCAGCAACACTGGGCATTTTAATAGTTGTATGGCGTAAGTTACTTATCTTGCTTTTGTAAGAACATCGCATCACCGTAACTAAAGAAGCGGTATTTCTGTTCAATGGCGGTTTGGTAGGCCTTCATAATATGCTGTTGCCCAGCAAACGCGCTAACTAACATGATTAGCGTTGATTCTGGTAAGTGAAAGTTAGTCACCATTGCATCTACCACGTTAAAACGGTAGCCCGGATAAATAAAAATATCGGTATCGCCGTAAAGTGGAGCTATTTCGCCACCGTTTGCTTTTGCCGCAGACTCAAGTGAGCGCACCGACGTAGTACCCACCGCGATGACGCGTCCGCCTCTGGCTTTTGCCGCTTTGATTGCCTCCACGACTTCTGCTGAGACCTCGATATATTCTGAGTGCATAACATGCTCTTCCACCGAATCGACTCGCACCGGCTGGAACGTACCCGCGCCCACATGCAAAGTAACAAAGGCCATCTCAACACCTTTGTCTTTTAGCTTGGCCATCAATTCATCATCAAAGTGCAGCCCAGCGGTAGGTGCAGCGACTGCGCCTGGTTTCTCACCATACACAGTCTGATAACGCTCTTTATCTTCATCATCGTCCGGTCTGTCGATATAAGGAGGCAAAGGCATATGGCCAATTTTATCTAAAATAGCCAATACATTTTCTTCGCCCTCGAATCTCAGCTCAAATAATTCACCATGGCGCTGAACCATTTCTGCGGTTGCTTGGCCTTCAAGCTCAATCTTAGCACCAGGTTTTGGCGACTTGCTCGCTCTTACGTGAGCAAGCACAGTACGCTCATCTACAACGCGCTCAACCAGTACTTCGAGTTTTCCACCACTGGCTTTTTGACCAAACATACGAGCAGGAATAACTTTAGTGTTATTAAAGATGATTAAGTCTTCTGGATTAATAAGTGCCAAAATATCTCTAAATACTTTGTGTTCTATTTCACCACTATTGCCATTTAAGGTAAGAAGACGACTGCTAGAGCGTTCCTTCATTGGGTGTCTGGCAATCAACTCATCAGGAAGATCAAAACTAAAGTCTGCTACGCGCATGGAAAGGCCTCATTTCTAAAAGTGCGCCAAGTCTAGTGCGGTGTTTTGGCGAAATCAAGTGCTTGTAACCTTGCGTAAATACCTTTAACCTAGCGAGTCTAAAACGGTAATCACCATGTAAAATTTTGTACGGTGTGCACCTTTGTTTAGTACGTTCTTTATTCTTTACGTTTAAACAATAACTTATCGCTATCGGCTATAATTTCCGAGCAAAGTTCGCGTCACTGTTTGATTATTATCAAGCGGCGGTTAAGTACGATTTGCTAACTTTAAGACAAGCCCAATGATTGTGTCGCAGTATCTGGTGAGGTTTTTTTATTGTGTCTAGACAACTAACGTTGCTCATTGTTAACGCCAGTGCTCACGAGCGTCAAACCTTGACTAAAACTCTTAGTGCATTAGATGTCTTTACTATCATTGCCAAGTCCGACTCTCAAGATGCCCTAAGCTTACTGAAGACCCAAGCTGTAGATTTAGTGATCACCGGCTTGGATGTTGGCAAAATTGACGGTTGGC
Coding sequences within it:
- the tgt gene encoding tRNA guanosine(34) transglycosylase Tgt — encoded protein: MKFELDSKQGKARRGRLIFDRGVVETPAFMPVGTYGTVKGMTPDELKETGAHICLGNTFHLMLRPGTEIIKQHGDLHDFMNWDKPILTDSGGFQVFSLGAMRKISEEGVLFKSPVNGEKIMLSPEKAMEVQRDLGSDIVMIFDECTPYPATEKEAKDSMELSLRWAKRSKDAHADNPSALFGIIQGGMYPELRAESQKGLEEIGFDGYALGGLSVGEPKEDMINILDQCAYKMPENKPRYLMGVGKPEDLVEAVRRGIDMFDCVMPTRNARNGHLFVTGGVVKIRNAAHKTDTSPLDAECDCHTCKNYSRAYLHHLDKCNEILGARLNTIHNLRYYQRLMEGMRNALSEGTFDEFVEDFYARRGIAVPELADVGLTENN
- the queA gene encoding tRNA preQ1(34) S-adenosylmethionine ribosyltransferase-isomerase QueA, translated to MRVADFSFDLPDELIARHPMKERSSSRLLTLNGNSGEIEHKVFRDILALINPEDLIIFNNTKVIPARMFGQKASGGKLEVLVERVVDERTVLAHVRASKSPKPGAKIELEGQATAEMVQRHGELFELRFEGEENVLAILDKIGHMPLPPYIDRPDDDEDKERYQTVYGEKPGAVAAPTAGLHFDDELMAKLKDKGVEMAFVTLHVGAGTFQPVRVDSVEEHVMHSEYIEVSAEVVEAIKAAKARGGRVIAVGTTSVRSLESAAKANGGEIAPLYGDTDIFIYPGYRFNVVDAMVTNFHLPESTLIMLVSAFAGQQHIMKAYQTAIEQKYRFFSYGDAMFLQKQDK